Sequence from the Myxococcales bacterium genome:
CACGCTCCCGTGCCTCGCTGCGCGGTCAAAGACGAGCTACTTGATGGCCGGAACGCAGCGGCCTTCGATGCACTGCTCACCGGAGGCGCATGCGCCCGGCCCGCCGCACGGCTGGCGCTCGACGCGTGTCACCCACTGGGCGATGTGGTTGCCGCTCGAGAGCTCCTGAAAGGGAACCCAGAACGCCGGGAGGCTCGGATCCGCCGCGCCCTTCTCTGGGTCGAAGGCCGCCATCCAGAGCTGCGTGTTGTCCCCGTCGTTCGTTCGAAGGCCGTAGGCGCGACGGCTCGAGAACGTGAACCACATGAGGCGCTTGCCCCGGTAGGTCTGCACCACGGGCGCCCACTTCGGCCACGAGTCGAAGGTGTCCTTGCCGGGCACGCTCGCCGCGTCGAGCCGCTTCGCCGGGCCGCCGGCAGCGGGAACGATCCACAATTGGCCGTCAGCGACCCCCGAAGGCGTGTTGCCGCCGGAGGAGTCGTCGCCCATGGAGTTCTTGCCCGACGGCGAGCGGTTGAAGAGGACCCACGCCGAGTCCGGCGAGAACGCCGGGTAATAGTTGTTCTCGGAGCCGGTGCGCGGCACGAGCACCGTCGCCGCGCTCCACGCAGAGCCGTTCAGAGAGATGACCTCGAGCGTGCCCTTGGAGATGGCCGGCGCGCCGATGATCATCGGATCCGTCGACTTCGCGTAGACGAGCTGCTTTCCGTCGGCCGACCAGTCGGGCATCGTTCCCTGCGCCACGACGGGCTCCTTGATGGGCGCTGCCGTTTGGGTCGTCCGCCAGACGATGTTCTGACCGTTCGACGTCATGATCTGGCTGCTGTCGGGCGAGAACGCGAATAACGACGCGCCCGGCAGCGCGAAGACCTGCTGACGGGTTCCGACGGTCAGCGTCTTCGACGCGGTGCCGGGGATGTCGAGGCCCACGGCGATGTATCGCCCGTCGCGGGAAATGGAGTGACAGCCCACGCAGAAGAGCGAGCCGGCGTTGGCGGGACTCAAGAAGGTCTCGGCCTTTTGCCCGCTGACGCCGAACTCGTAGCGCTTCGTTTGGCCGGCGCCGGCGTTCCAGTAGTAGACGCCGCCGGTGATGCTCTCGCGGCCAAAGCCGATGTGACGATCGGCGGAGCGGCCCACGGCGCCGCCGCCGGCCGACGTGGCGCGGAGTCGGTACGCCACCGGATCGACGTCGCGGCCGCTCGAGGCGATGAGGTTCCAAACGGTCTTGTCGGGCGAATACGTGCACCCTGCACCGAGCGTCTGACAGCCGACGTAGACCTTGAGGTCGAGGTAGGGCGATTCAAAGCCGAGCTCGAAGAGCGACTGGCCCGCTTTGGGCACGTAGTGAAACTCGATGTCGTTCATGTTCGGCGGCACGATGACGCCATCGGCCGGGTAGACGAGGCTCGGGGATGCCGACGGCGAGTCAGCGCCCGTGAACTTCGACGCCGCCGACGGGTCTGCACCGGCAGCCACGATGACCCGCTTCGCCTTGAGCGAGAGCGACGTCTTGCCTTCGAGGCGCTCGTCGAGGCGGGCGCGAATCATGGTGCGGCCGACGCGATCGCCGGCCGCCGTGAACGTAGCCCCCTTGAAGGTG
This genomic interval carries:
- a CDS encoding PD40 domain-containing protein → MLKGFLRGPLGLLTVTLGVALAACGDGSRDLSGKGAPGPGAGAGFADPNAAFDGTLVLDPADKEIDVSGAQPVSVPYKVSLVAKTGERTDVTDRVVFSEEGADVGFTVGTFKGATFTAAGDRVGRTMIRARLDERLEGKTSLSLKAKRVIVAAGADPSAASKFTGADSPSASPSLVYPADGVIVPPNMNDIEFHYVPKAGQSLFELGFESPYLDLKVYVGCQTLGAGCTYSPDKTVWNLIASSGRDVDPVAYRLRATSAGGGAVGRSADRHIGFGRESITGGVYYWNAGAGQTKRYEFGVSGQKAETFLSPANAGSLFCVGCHSISRDGRYIAVGLDIPGTASKTLTVGTRQQVFALPGASLFAFSPDSSQIMTSNGQNIVWRTTQTAAPIKEPVVAQGTMPDWSADGKQLVYAKSTDPMIIGAPAISKGTLEVISLNGSAWSAATVLVPRTGSENNYYPAFSPDSAWVLFNRSPSGKNSMGDDSSGGNTPSGVADGQLWIVPAAGGPAKRLDAASVPGKDTFDSWPKWAPVVQTYRGKRLMWFTFSSRRAYGLRTNDGDNTQLWMAAFDPEKGAADPSLPAFWVPFQELSSGNHIAQWVTRVERQPCGGPGACASGEQCIEGRCVPAIK